A stretch of Candidatus Acidulodesulfobacterium acidiphilum DNA encodes these proteins:
- a CDS encoding ABC transporter ATP-binding protein, with translation MDFLEVKNINKSFKNKKILKDVTFNIKKGEISSIFGYSGEGKSTVLSIICGLLKQDSGDVFLNGKNISKMEPYERSISLVMDEPLLFPNMNTMENIAFGLKLNKNRTKLSLHKQNKKSVKDIVLNIMDILGISGLENRYPGEISMGQSQRISLARAIVTNPDIILMDEPFSNLDIISKTKVRSLIKNIQKELKITILLVTHDIEDVMNLSDTMFILNKGYIQEFGNPEDIIKKPSSWDTACLMGTENIFEGKIISSDKENNRIIICFKNSGSINNDKHVECFYQPDFEENENVYFVIRPEDIIILREDRIPSNAVKENHFKGRITSAIFTSRMMEILISTSENQSDNIQFKVLMPFHAYEIMKLSAGKTVSISLKKSAIHIIKRKQHMAYTQTSVGGYPAK, from the coding sequence ATGGACTTTTTAGAAGTAAAAAATATTAATAAATCGTTTAAAAACAAAAAAATACTTAAAGATGTAACGTTTAACATTAAAAAAGGCGAAATATCTTCGATATTCGGCTATTCCGGCGAAGGCAAAAGTACCGTTTTATCTATAATTTGCGGTTTATTAAAACAGGATTCCGGAGACGTTTTTTTAAACGGAAAAAATATTAGCAAAATGGAACCATATGAACGCTCTATTTCTCTTGTAATGGATGAACCGCTTTTGTTCCCTAATATGAATACAATGGAAAATATTGCTTTTGGTTTAAAATTAAATAAAAATAGAACAAAACTGTCTTTGCATAAACAAAATAAAAAATCCGTTAAAGATATAGTTTTAAATATTATGGATATTTTAGGTATATCCGGTTTAGAAAATAGATACCCCGGTGAGATAAGTATGGGACAATCGCAAAGAATAAGTTTGGCGCGCGCTATCGTTACAAACCCGGATATTATACTTATGGACGAACCGTTTTCTAATTTAGATATTATTTCTAAAACAAAAGTAAGAAGTTTAATTAAAAATATTCAAAAGGAACTTAAAATAACGATACTTTTAGTAACGCATGACATCGAAGACGTTATGAACCTTTCAGATACGATGTTTATTTTAAATAAAGGATACATCCAGGAGTTTGGAAATCCGGAAGATATTATAAAAAAGCCGTCTTCTTGGGATACTGCCTGTCTTATGGGAACCGAAAACATATTTGAGGGTAAAATAATATCGTCAGATAAAGAAAATAATAGAATTATTATTTGTTTTAAGAATAGCGGCTCAATAAATAACGATAAACATGTTGAATGTTTTTATCAGCCTGATTTTGAAGAAAATGAGAATGTATATTTCGTAATTAGGCCTGAAGATATAATAATTTTAAGGGAAGACAGAATACCTTCAAATGCCGTAAAAGAAAATCATTTCAAAGGACGGATAACGTCTGCGATTTTTACTTCGCGTATGATGGAAATATTGATAAGTACATCCGAAAATCAATCAGATAATATACAATTTAAAGTTTTAATGCCGTTTCATGCTTATGAAATAATGAAATTATCGGCAGGCAAGACGGTGTCGATTTCACTTAAGAAATCAGCAATACATATAATAAAAAGGAAACAGCATATGGCATATACCCAAACCAGTGTAGGCGGCTATCCAGCAAAATAA
- a CDS encoding exodeoxyribonuclease VII large subunit, translating into MEDIQRDHLVFTVSELSRLIKATLEDNFYNIRVKGEISGLKTNYSSGYYFDIKDEFAKLKCIIFKSDLRKIKCDLKEGMSVAVYGRLNLYEPKGEYSFIVSEIEPLGHGELYAMFELLKEKLKKEGLFDESRKRSIPFLPETIGIVTSRSGAVLHDMVKIISERFENASIIFANASVQGQNSAIEIANAIDLLNKYNERERKIDVIIVGRGGGSIEDLWSFNEEITARAIYNSKIPVISAVGHETDFTIADFVADRRASTPSNAAEMVVPVKSELVRQVESLNTRLHSAVYKIISNKKNSISHLIQNIEKVSPQRIIENKKIRINDLVENMHELIAGKINLLNINISHLRKRLFLKNPLNIIKERRLHVNGLSEKLEKYALVKISNYRGRINAEQKALNSLSPYNVLKRGYSITFNEKNIVVSSVSQVKENENLILLLSDGRLKTKIISAEKS; encoded by the coding sequence ATGGAAGACATACAAAGAGACCATTTGGTTTTTACAGTTTCCGAACTTTCACGTCTAATAAAGGCAACTCTTGAAGATAATTTTTATAATATAAGGGTCAAAGGAGAGATATCAGGTTTAAAAACTAATTATTCATCGGGTTATTACTTCGATATAAAAGACGAATTTGCCAAATTAAAATGTATAATATTTAAAAGCGATTTGCGCAAAATAAAATGCGACTTGAAAGAAGGTATGTCCGTAGCGGTTTACGGCAGGTTAAACCTATACGAACCCAAAGGCGAATATAGTTTTATAGTTTCGGAAATCGAACCTCTCGGTCACGGCGAACTTTATGCAATGTTCGAGCTTTTAAAAGAAAAATTAAAAAAAGAAGGACTTTTTGACGAATCCAGAAAAAGAAGTATACCATTTTTACCGGAAACAATAGGCATAGTTACTTCAAGAAGCGGCGCCGTGCTTCACGACATGGTAAAAATAATATCTGAAAGGTTTGAAAATGCGTCTATAATTTTCGCAAACGCATCGGTTCAGGGTCAGAACAGCGCCATCGAAATAGCAAATGCTATCGATTTATTAAATAAATACAACGAACGCGAAAGAAAAATAGACGTAATAATAGTAGGGAGAGGCGGAGGCAGTATAGAGGACTTATGGTCGTTTAACGAAGAAATTACCGCAAGAGCTATTTATAATTCTAAAATTCCGGTTATAAGCGCGGTAGGACACGAAACTGATTTTACGATTGCAGACTTCGTCGCCGACAGGCGTGCTTCAACTCCGTCAAATGCGGCGGAGATGGTTGTGCCGGTAAAATCAGAGCTTGTAAGGCAGGTAGAGTCTTTAAATACCAGGTTGCACTCGGCAGTATATAAAATTATCTCAAACAAAAAAAACTCAATTTCGCATTTAATTCAAAATATTGAAAAAGTTTCTCCGCAGAGAATAATAGAAAATAAAAAAATTCGCATTAACGACCTTGTAGAAAATATGCATGAATTAATCGCCGGAAAAATTAACTTATTAAATATAAATATTTCGCATTTAAGAAAAAGACTTTTTCTTAAAAATCCGTTAAATATTATTAAAGAACGCAGACTTCATGTAAATGGATTATCGGAAAAACTCGAAAAATACGCTCTAGTAAAAATTTCAAACTACAGGGGCCGCATAAACGCCGAACAAAAAGCACTAAACTCTTTAAGTCCTTATAACGTTTTAAAAAGAGGATATTCTATAACCTTTAACGAGAAAAATATTGTGGTTTCTTCGGTATCTCAGGTTAAAGAAAACGAAAATTTAATATTGCTTTTAAGCGACGGAAGATTGAAGACCAAAATCATTTCTGCGGAAAAGTCGTAA
- the modA gene encoding molybdate ABC transporter substrate-binding protein, giving the protein MKKEKKAFVKIFEKLSAFLFLLVLISFISFNFGFKKANAVTLRILAADALPKPIMEIGKIFKKEHPGVHIYYDFLGAGVLKGDIEEGAPADMFLSANGKFQRQLEKKGFLNSYKIFAYDYLAAATPIDNPANVTENNLIKKLMDKNVSLTTSSPHSDPAGDYTWAMFRRINKKYPGAFKTITSHADHLLDAALVMPILESGNTDLGILYTSQLLELQKAGAKINIIKIPAKYNTRAEFTVSILNQSKHKSLDKDFEKLLFSHRGRKILKYWGFTSVR; this is encoded by the coding sequence ATGAAAAAAGAAAAGAAAGCCTTTGTAAAAATTTTTGAAAAATTATCGGCATTTTTGTTTTTGCTTGTGCTGATTTCATTTATTTCATTTAATTTTGGGTTTAAGAAAGCAAATGCGGTAACCTTAAGAATACTTGCAGCCGATGCGCTTCCTAAACCGATAATGGAAATAGGCAAAATTTTTAAAAAAGAACATCCCGGCGTTCATATATATTACGATTTTTTAGGCGCCGGAGTTTTGAAAGGAGATATCGAAGAGGGCGCTCCTGCCGATATGTTTTTGTCGGCCAACGGAAAATTTCAAAGACAGCTTGAAAAAAAAGGTTTTTTAAATTCATATAAAATATTTGCTTACGATTATCTTGCCGCCGCAACTCCTATAGATAACCCGGCGAATGTAACCGAAAACAATCTGATAAAAAAATTAATGGATAAAAACGTGTCTTTAACGACGTCAAGCCCGCATAGCGATCCTGCAGGCGACTATACATGGGCAATGTTCAGAAGGATAAATAAAAAATATCCAGGAGCTTTTAAAACAATTACGTCTCATGCCGACCATCTATTAGACGCGGCGCTTGTAATGCCGATTTTAGAATCAGGAAACACCGATTTAGGAATACTATATACTTCTCAGCTATTGGAACTTCAAAAAGCGGGCGCTAAAATTAATATAATAAAAATTCCGGCTAAATATAATACGCGCGCAGAATTTACGGTATCTATACTTAATCAGTCAAAGCATAAATCTTTAGATAAAGATTTTGAAAAACTTTTGTTTTCGCATAGAGGAAGGAAAATACTTAAATATTGGGGTTTTACTTCTGTAAGATAA
- a CDS encoding glycine zipper 2TM domain-containing protein, with protein sequence MHLTNKKIKIFALILALLIPALAFSGCATTAGTGTSASGLSSGNVALSTKMSSSIFLQPVSPQDKIVYVSTRNTSTATGLNFKNQLISELISEGYRVTNNPQEANFMVMSNVLYIGKETSNYTLAGALAGGFGGALIGSRYNSGTSTVEGGALGALAGGILGSLLATTKYMMVVDIQLEERQAGTYTTSSTNASQGIASNVTTYNAGVKNWAIYRDRIISQASAMNLNFASAEPLLKQQMAHSIANLLP encoded by the coding sequence ATGCATTTGACAAATAAAAAGATTAAGATTTTTGCTTTAATTTTAGCGCTTCTTATACCGGCGCTTGCTTTTTCAGGATGTGCAACTACCGCAGGAACGGGAACCAGCGCCAGCGGATTATCTTCCGGCAACGTAGCATTAAGCACTAAAATGAGTTCCAGCATATTTCTGCAGCCGGTATCGCCGCAGGATAAAATAGTTTATGTAAGCACTAGAAATACATCTACGGCTACCGGACTCAATTTTAAAAATCAGTTAATTTCCGAATTAATAAGCGAAGGCTACAGGGTAACTAATAATCCGCAGGAAGCAAATTTTATGGTAATGTCTAATGTGCTGTATATTGGAAAAGAAACTTCAAATTATACGCTTGCCGGAGCTTTAGCAGGAGGTTTCGGAGGAGCTTTGATCGGTTCCCGATATAATTCAGGCACTTCCACCGTAGAAGGCGGCGCTTTAGGAGCGTTAGCCGGCGGTATACTTGGCTCTTTACTTGCTACCACCAAATATATGATGGTTGTCGATATTCAACTGGAGGAAAGACAAGCCGGCACATATACCACTAGTTCTACTAATGCAAGTCAGGGCATAGCCAGCAATGTAACTACTTATAATGCCGGAGTTAAAAATTGGGCTATTTACAGAGACAGAATTATATCTCAGGCCTCTGCCATGAATTTAAATTTTGCATCAGCCGAGCCTTTATTAAAACAACAGATGGCTCATTCAATTGCAAACTTACTGCCGTAA
- a CDS encoding ABC transporter permease subunit: MQIFKKLFIRNNKIFDVIVFFISFAFFISLSLILSGIFFQTSLKIFFSELSNSHLWNSIFLSFKLSSLVVLINLAIGIPLSYILSFKKNKVSFLLDLISTLPLTMSPLVIGFAVLITMGPLNPIGKYFISHGIKFVFTPQGIVLVQLIISFPFFVNILKESFDSINRKMINLSKTLGASSFEILHKIILPLSFNGLLAGAAMSWSRSIGEYAATQMVSGVIPNLTETAPIEVFVKTSYGNYPAAIAISAILMMISFISLGVFKFFYYRAKLKK; this comes from the coding sequence ATGCAAATTTTTAAAAAATTATTCATTAGAAACAATAAAATATTCGATGTTATAGTTTTTTTTATAAGTTTTGCTTTTTTTATAAGTTTATCTTTAATTCTATCCGGTATATTTTTTCAAACTTCGTTAAAAATATTTTTTTCGGAATTATCTAACTCTCATCTCTGGAACTCAATTTTTTTAAGCTTTAAGTTATCTTCGTTGGTAGTATTGATAAATCTTGCAATAGGCATACCTTTAAGCTATATATTATCTTTTAAAAAAAATAAAGTTTCTTTTCTGTTGGATTTAATAAGCACTCTGCCTCTTACTATGTCGCCTCTGGTAATAGGTTTTGCAGTATTAATTACAATGGGTCCTTTAAATCCGATAGGTAAATATTTTATATCGCACGGCATAAAATTTGTTTTTACGCCGCAAGGAATAGTTCTTGTTCAGTTAATAATTTCGTTCCCTTTTTTCGTTAATATTTTAAAGGAATCGTTCGATTCTATAAACAGAAAAATGATTAATTTGAGTAAAACCTTAGGTGCATCGTCTTTTGAAATATTGCATAAAATAATACTTCCGCTTTCATTTAACGGTTTATTGGCAGGCGCAGCTATGAGCTGGTCGCGGTCTATCGGCGAATATGCCGCTACCCAGATGGTGTCGGGAGTTATACCAAACCTGACTGAAACCGCTCCGATAGAAGTTTTTGTTAAAACAAGCTATGGAAATTATCCGGCGGCAATTGCTATTTCTGCTATATTAATGATGATTTCTTTTATATCGCTCGGAGTTTTTAAATTTTTTTATTACAGGGCAAAACTTAAAAAATAA